A stretch of Ferribacterium limneticum DNA encodes these proteins:
- a CDS encoding PAS domain-containing hybrid sensor histidine kinase/response regulator — protein MNSEFKHWQAPINQNLVRYEALVQLFEEIQLVDDIEKIAQRVATRWKYFANVASWRLVVRNDPAFMVIDGARGEAAVANAAGLDDWDAHHWASEKPCLFKAESAAQGHPLPPAHLLRPGLQEIEVQPFMQGDECIALLSVASRHEPFSDLDNKFIRLLGNQLAGRLFDLMLRQRSTRLLKASEARYRNLADNSADWIWAMTPEGQTTYTNERCRDMVGLSQEEIYRIPLGALLHPDDQPVAMDILRQAAASRQGWKNVLLRFRHSDGSYRHLESNASPLFDDDGKLIGFTGVDRDVTERLLADKELKRHRDHLEELVATRTADLSLAKELAEAANRAKTAFLANMSHELRTPMNGIIGMTDLALRRATDEKLQRQLKVISESSHHLLSVISDILDISRIESERMKLDTREFRVSDIVWQLLGVAQAKAEKKGLRINVDLPPEIDQQAVTGDSQRLKQILRNFIHNAIKFTERGEIDLSAQVIEQTPDSIVLRFEIRDTGIGISAETQQRLFSPFEQADNSMTRKYGGTGLGLSISKRLIRMMGGDLGVDSIVGQGSTFWFTVQLGKPVNSEHPADTPGENAETRLREGYAGSRILLAEDEPVNQEVTRALLEIVGLEVDVAEDGQAAVDMASLKAYDLILMDMQMPRLNGLDATRRIRALPGYVDIPILGLTANALPQDRQACLLAGMNTHIAKPLKSQALYGLVLTWLKQGPKTPI, from the coding sequence ATGAACAGCGAATTTAAGCACTGGCAGGCCCCGATCAATCAGAACCTGGTTCGCTACGAAGCGCTTGTCCAGCTTTTTGAAGAAATCCAGCTGGTCGATGACATTGAAAAAATTGCTCAACGGGTAGCCACCCGCTGGAAATACTTTGCCAATGTCGCGAGCTGGCGCCTTGTCGTGCGGAACGACCCGGCCTTCATGGTCATCGACGGCGCTCGCGGCGAAGCGGCCGTTGCCAATGCGGCCGGGCTCGACGACTGGGACGCCCATCACTGGGCAAGCGAAAAGCCTTGTCTGTTCAAAGCGGAAAGTGCAGCGCAGGGCCACCCGTTACCGCCCGCCCACCTGCTACGTCCCGGCCTGCAGGAAATAGAAGTCCAGCCCTTCATGCAAGGCGACGAATGTATCGCCCTGCTCAGTGTCGCCTCACGGCACGAGCCCTTCAGCGATCTCGACAACAAGTTCATCCGGCTGCTTGGCAACCAACTGGCCGGTCGTTTGTTCGACCTGATGTTGCGCCAGCGCTCAACCCGCCTGCTCAAGGCCAGCGAAGCCCGTTACCGGAATCTGGCCGACAACTCGGCCGACTGGATTTGGGCGATGACTCCGGAAGGCCAGACCACCTACACCAACGAGCGTTGCCGTGACATGGTCGGCCTGAGCCAGGAAGAGATCTATCGCATACCGCTTGGCGCGCTGCTACACCCCGATGACCAGCCCGTCGCCATGGATATCCTGCGCCAGGCTGCAGCGTCCCGACAGGGCTGGAAAAACGTCCTGTTGCGCTTCCGGCATTCGGATGGCAGCTACCGCCATCTTGAATCCAATGCCTCACCGCTTTTCGACGACGATGGAAAATTGATCGGCTTTACCGGCGTCGATCGCGATGTCACCGAACGGCTCCTGGCCGACAAGGAACTGAAGCGCCATCGGGATCACCTGGAAGAGCTGGTCGCCACCCGCACCGCCGACCTGTCGCTGGCCAAGGAACTGGCCGAGGCGGCCAACCGGGCCAAGACCGCCTTTCTGGCCAACATGAGCCATGAATTGCGGACGCCGATGAACGGCATCATCGGCATGACCGATTTGGCATTACGCCGCGCCACCGACGAAAAACTGCAGCGGCAACTCAAAGTCATCTCGGAGTCTTCTCACCACCTGCTCAGCGTCATCAGCGACATTCTCGACATTTCGCGCATCGAGTCGGAGCGCATGAAGCTGGACACCCGGGAATTCCGGGTCAGCGATATCGTTTGGCAACTGCTCGGCGTAGCGCAGGCGAAAGCCGAGAAAAAAGGGCTGAGAATCAACGTAGACCTTCCCCCGGAAATAGATCAACAGGCGGTTACCGGTGACTCGCAGCGCCTGAAACAGATACTCAGGAATTTCATCCACAACGCCATCAAATTCACCGAGCGAGGGGAAATCGACCTTTCCGCGCAGGTGATCGAACAGACGCCAGACAGCATCGTGCTGCGATTCGAGATACGCGACACCGGTATCGGCATTTCAGCGGAAACCCAGCAGCGCCTGTTCAGCCCCTTTGAACAGGCCGACAACTCGATGACGCGAAAGTACGGCGGAACCGGTCTTGGTCTATCGATCAGCAAGCGCCTGATCCGGATGATGGGCGGCGATCTCGGCGTGGATAGCATCGTCGGCCAGGGCAGCACCTTCTGGTTCACGGTGCAACTGGGCAAGCCGGTGAATTCCGAGCACCCGGCCGACACGCCAGGCGAGAACGCCGAAACACGGCTGCGCGAGGGCTACGCCGGAAGCCGCATCCTGCTTGCCGAGGACGAGCCGGTGAATCAGGAAGTGACCCGAGCCCTGCTCGAAATTGTCGGTCTGGAGGTCGATGTGGCGGAAGACGGGCAGGCAGCGGTCGACATGGCCTCACTGAAAGCCTACGACCTGATTCTGATGGACATGCAGATGCCTCGCCTGAACGGACTCGACGCGACGCGGCGTATCCGCGCTCTGCCCGGCTACGTCGACATCCCCATTCTCGGGCTGACCGCCAACGCCCTCCCACAAGACCGGCAAGCCTGCCTGCTGGCCGGCATGAACACCCACATCGCCAAGCCACTCAAGTCGCAGGCACTTTACGGGCTGGTTCTGACCTGGCTGAAACAAGGCCCGAAGACGCCCATCTGA